The DNA sequence AAGGTGGAGCTCCTGAGAAACTACTATTCTCAGACCGTCATATCTTTGTAACGGTCATTCTCTATGTACTTAGTGTAACGCTGATACTCTACTTCTTATAAATTGGATAGGACGTGAGAATTATGGTCAAACCTGTGAAGAAAAAAATGGCCGGCTGGGGGAAGTACCCTATTGAGAGCTGCTTAGTCTATCGTCCTGAATCCACCCAGGATCTGAAGAAGATTCTAAGTAGCCAGAAGGAAAAGCAGATTGCATATGGCTTGGGACGAAGCTATGGAGATACAGCCCTAAATGAAGATGAGGGAATCTCGTTGTTCAATAAGTTTGATCATATGCTATCTTTTGATGAAGAATCTGGCATTCTTACATGTGAGGCAGGCGTATCTCTTGAGGAAATCATCAATATTTTTCTGCCAAGAGGTTATTTCCTTCCAGTAACTCCTGGAACAAAATATGTTACAGTCGGCGGCGCGATCGCCAATGATGTTCATGGTAAGAACCATCATTTAGATGGCTGCTTCTCAGAGTATGTGCTTGAATTCGATCTGCTGCTCGCATCTGGAGAGACAATTAGTTGCAGCCGTGTAGAGAATACGGATGCCTTCTGGGCTACGATCGGCGGGATTGGCCTTACTGGGTTCATTACACGTGCTGCAATCCAGCTCATCCGTGTAGAAACGTCCTATATTAAAGCTACATATGAAAAAGCTGAGAATCTAGATGTCGCCTTTGAGAAGTTCGTTGAGAATGATGCCAACTTCAAATATTCCGTAGCTTGGATCGATTGCTTGAGTACAGGCAACTCACTCGGCCGCTCCGTCCTCATGCGCGGAGAACATGCTCTGAAAGAAGAGCTTCCTGCAAAAGTTAAGGAACCTTTCAAACCGTCAAAAGGTTCCGTGTTGAAAATGCCAATCAATGCACCGTCGTTTGCATTGAATCCATTCAGCATTTCAGCATTCAACGCGCTCTATTACGCTTCATTTAAGAATGAAACGAAAATCGTCGATTCATCATCTTTCTTCCATCCGCTCGATGCGATTGACGATTGGAATAAACTATACGGTAAAAAAGGCTTTATCCAATACCAGGCCGTTTTCCCAAAATCGAATGATCCAAAATCCGGAATTCGCAAGCTTCTTGAGAGACTTACTGAGGAGAAGTGTTCTTCATTCCTTGCGGTACTTAAAAGTTCCGGCCCTGCCAATGAAGGGTTGCTCTCATTCCCAATGGAAGGCTACACCCTTGCTCTTGATATCCCAATTAAGGATGGCAGCCTATTCCCATTCCTGAGAGAGCTTGATGAAATCGTCCTTTCATATGGCGGTCGCGTTTACTTAGCCAAAGATGCAACAATTGATCCTGAAACATTTAAGAAGATGTATCCGAAATGGGAAGAGTTTAAGAAGGTCAAAAAGGAACTGGATCCAGATGGACTGTTCTCTTCATCCATGTCACGAAGAATCGGCTTAACATAATTTAAAGACAAGAGGTGTTTGTTTTGGGAAAAATATTAATCCTCGGTGCCAGCTCCGATATCGCACAAGAAACAGCGCGTGAGCTTGCTGCCAAGAAAAATAATCTTATTCTGACTGCCCGAAACATAGAAGACCTTCAGATGCTTAAGAGTGACCTGGAGATCCGCTATGGCATCGAGGTGACAACGAAGCAGTTTGATGGACTTGACTTTGATAATCATGAACAGTTCTTCAATGGAATCGTTGCTGAAGCTGGCAACCTTAACGGCATTCTCCTCATGTATGGAGCGATGGACGATCAGAAGGAAGCGGAACAGTCCTTCTCTATTTCGAGGAATATGATCGACGTGAACTACACTTCTGCAGTATCGATTCTGAATATCGCTGCTAACTATTTTGAAAAGAAAAAGAGTGGCTTTATCTGTGCTGTCTCATCAGTAGCAGGAGATCGCGGCAGACAGAGCAACTACATATACGGCTCAACGAAGGCAGGGCTCTCTGTTTATATGGAAGGGTTGCGCAATCGCCTTCACAAGTCAGGTGTTCAGGTGTTGACAATCAAGCCAGGCATGGTTGATACGAAGATGACGTATGGGGTAGTTGACGAAGGTCCTCTTCTCGCAAGCCCATCGACTGTAGCAAAGGATATCGTAAAAGGGATTGTGAAGCGCCGTGACGTCTTGTACACACCTTGGTTCTGGTTTGTCATCATGCTCATCATTAAGTTGATTCCTGAGAAGATTTTCAAACGGACGGATATCTAAATGAATGCAACTCCAAAGAACACGCCTGAACGAATCATACCGAAGCTCGTCATCGGACTCATGCTCGGCATCATCGTCATGGCGTGTTTCCTTCTGTTCACAGACCTTAAACAAATTACACATTCAATTGCAAAGATGCCGAAACTCTGGCTGATCCTTGCCTTCGTTCTTACGTTCGGCAGCTACTGCTTCCGCTTGTGGAAGTGGCATGCATTTTCACGCTGGTCAAATTTCAAAATTGGCTTCAGAGACAATACAGCAATCTTCTTCATCGGACTCATGATGTCCATTACACCGGGAAAAGCCGGCGAGCTGATCAAGTCCTATCTGTTACAGAAGAAAGGTAATGTACCCTACTCTGCTTCATTGCCTATCGTCATCTATGACCGACTGACAGATTTGCTCGCAATGATGGCGCTAGTCGGCATTGGTCTGCTCGTCTACCCATTCGGCCTTACATCATTGATTGGTCTGTTGCTGCTCATTCTTCTGTTCGCAATTGTAATCCAGAAGAAATCATGGATGGCTGCACTGATCGACAAATTGACACACCACCCGAAGCTGCAGCGATTCAATGAACCGCTCCACAGCTTTTACAGCCAGACGCTCTCTTTGATGCGCTTCCGGATTTTAAGCTTTTCATTCATCATCAGTTTCATCGCCTGGTTCCTGGAATGCGGGAGTCTTTATGTACTTATACATGCTTTCGGAGCAGATCTTTCGCTCCCGGCAAGCATCCTGACATTCAGTCTTGGTACAATTGCCGGCGCCCTTTCGATGATACCTGGAGGCCTTGGAGCTGCAGAAGGAAGCATTACCGGCCTGCTCGTCTACTTTGGCCTGAGTGGCAGCCTTGCAGTTACTGTTTCACTCGTAGTCCGCTTCGTAACGCTCTGGTTCGGGGTTATTCTTGGCATAATCGTCTTTCTCATAAAACGGAAAAGCTTCTTCTCCGGCAGCAATTGATTCTTTGTCTAAATTCCTAAAAGCAAGGAGTGACATGCTTTGCCTTATTTTCTGGCACCTTTCATAGCATGGGCAGCGTCCGGCTGTCTTAAATACATAATCAATACAATCAGATTTGGAGAGGATGCTCGCCAGCATATGGGAAATGGCGGCTTTCCGAGCACGCATACGGCAACCGTATCCAGTATCACCTTTCTCATAGGTCTCGGAGAAGGATGGCTCTCACCAATCTTCGGCCTCGCTGTAGCATTCCTTTTCATCGTAATTATCGATGCGACAGGCTTGCGCATTGCAGTCGGCAAACAGGCAGCCGCAGTTAATAGAATGAACGAAGGTGTGGACAGCTATAAGATCCTCCGTGAGAAAATGGGCCATACACGAATTGAGATCCTTGGAGGCTTGTTCGTTGGATTTGTTGTTAGTCTGATTCTTTATTGGCTGTTCTCCCTTTGGGGGTGGTCTTGATGGCAAAACGAATCTTCAGTCCGACCAATCTCCTGCTCGCAATCTTATATGCGATTTTTTGCAGCTTTATCATCTATCTTTCCATTCATGATGAGAATGGATATGTCACATCGGATTCAGCCCATTATTTGCAGCTTGCGCAAAATATTCTTGATGGGCACGGCTTGTCGACAGCCAATTATGTTGATGGCATGAGTACCTATTTCGCAACATGGC is a window from the Aciduricibacillus chroicocephali genome containing:
- a CDS encoding FAD-binding oxidoreductase; translation: MVKPVKKKMAGWGKYPIESCLVYRPESTQDLKKILSSQKEKQIAYGLGRSYGDTALNEDEGISLFNKFDHMLSFDEESGILTCEAGVSLEEIINIFLPRGYFLPVTPGTKYVTVGGAIANDVHGKNHHLDGCFSEYVLEFDLLLASGETISCSRVENTDAFWATIGGIGLTGFITRAAIQLIRVETSYIKATYEKAENLDVAFEKFVENDANFKYSVAWIDCLSTGNSLGRSVLMRGEHALKEELPAKVKEPFKPSKGSVLKMPINAPSFALNPFSISAFNALYYASFKNETKIVDSSSFFHPLDAIDDWNKLYGKKGFIQYQAVFPKSNDPKSGIRKLLERLTEEKCSSFLAVLKSSGPANEGLLSFPMEGYTLALDIPIKDGSLFPFLRELDEIVLSYGGRVYLAKDATIDPETFKKMYPKWEEFKKVKKELDPDGLFSSSMSRRIGLT
- a CDS encoding SDR family oxidoreductase, with the protein product MGKILILGASSDIAQETARELAAKKNNLILTARNIEDLQMLKSDLEIRYGIEVTTKQFDGLDFDNHEQFFNGIVAEAGNLNGILLMYGAMDDQKEAEQSFSISRNMIDVNYTSAVSILNIAANYFEKKKSGFICAVSSVAGDRGRQSNYIYGSTKAGLSVYMEGLRNRLHKSGVQVLTIKPGMVDTKMTYGVVDEGPLLASPSTVAKDIVKGIVKRRDVLYTPWFWFVIMLIIKLIPEKIFKRTDI
- a CDS encoding lysylphosphatidylglycerol synthase transmembrane domain-containing protein produces the protein MNATPKNTPERIIPKLVIGLMLGIIVMACFLLFTDLKQITHSIAKMPKLWLILAFVLTFGSYCFRLWKWHAFSRWSNFKIGFRDNTAIFFIGLMMSITPGKAGELIKSYLLQKKGNVPYSASLPIVIYDRLTDLLAMMALVGIGLLVYPFGLTSLIGLLLLILLFAIVIQKKSWMAALIDKLTHHPKLQRFNEPLHSFYSQTLSLMRFRILSFSFIISFIAWFLECGSLYVLIHAFGADLSLPASILTFSLGTIAGALSMIPGGLGAAEGSITGLLVYFGLSGSLAVTVSLVVRFVTLWFGVILGIIVFLIKRKSFFSGSN
- a CDS encoding divergent PAP2 family protein — protein: MPYFLAPFIAWAASGCLKYIINTIRFGEDARQHMGNGGFPSTHTATVSSITFLIGLGEGWLSPIFGLAVAFLFIVIIDATGLRIAVGKQAAAVNRMNEGVDSYKILREKMGHTRIEILGGLFVGFVVSLILYWLFSLWGWS